A stretch of DNA from Scomber scombrus chromosome 9, fScoSco1.1, whole genome shotgun sequence:
TCTGCATGCTTCTGTCTGGTCTAGGCACCTTGTTTGTACATGCCAACCATGTTGCGGCAATgttcttcctccacctctgctTGTATCTCTTCCTGAACCAGTTGATGTTTCTGCTTTTCATGGGCATAGTGTGGTTTGGGAAAACTGCCCAGCCGTGCCTGCTGCACCACTACAGTGCCCACCAAGATACTGGGCTGCAGCCATGCCtccactctaaccctaaccctaatcctgcCTAACCCAAACAGCTTCCTGTACCTGCcacttctttcctgtctttacAAGGACTACTGCCAAAGCGGCTTTAACATTTGTCAATTTCAGTGAGCCAGGTTGTTAAGTCACTCTAGGTTTGTTGAAGTGTGTCTTGCCCAGACTTTGGGCTGTGTATCTGGTTGGCCACTCTTCCCTTCTTCAAAAACTGATCCTTGCTCATGAGATGAGTAATTCAAGCTTGTAGTAACCATCTGCACCTGCAGCAACAACATTAGGTCGTCCATGAATGCTCTTATGGGACGCTGAGTACCAGATTTAGACATGGGGGCTCTACATTCCACTTCTGCTGACTTGAACAACCTTCTGTACTGAAGTGTCTACTGTATGCAagtattcttaaaaaaaacttatttaAATGTTGGGACACAATCCTGAAAATCTTCCTATTGATTCTGAGCAGATGATACAAAACTGATTGATGTTGCTCTTCTTTCAGTAAGCCTCCATTGAGCAAAGTTAAAGTATCAAAAACACTGACTTAAAGTAGAGATACATTAGCAACAAAAGgtactattaaaaataaaaccactcaTTATTCAGTGTTGTTgattaattaacaataaaaaaaaaattgtaattttaattGCTGGAGCTAATTTTAACCACTTAATATATATTTGGGTAGTTTAATCTAGattaaataatcataattaataaatgaaatctTAATCTGAAAAGTAGCTGTAGCTGTCAAATACATTGATTGgagtgaaaagtaaaaaatatataaaatgaaaaaaatactcaCTGAAATGAATGACAAAAAAGTACAAGTATATCTCAAAATCATACTTATGTACAGAACTTGAGTAAATGTTCTACTTTACTTTTCAGTTTTGGTACTCTCATAATCTTGCATTAATGTATAACAGAGGGAGAGCCGAGTGTCACTCTAAATATGTAAACAAGCATTTCTTTTAGGTGGCTCCTTGCTTGTTTGTCCTATATCCTCTCTCTGCCCCATATCTGTTTGACTGAGAAAAAGTTTGATCTGACTCAAAATGAAACCTCAACACTTGAATAGTATGTCAGTAGATCATACTGTCAACATTATTGTTCATATTATAGTCAAAGGAATTTCTGGGTGAGTACTGTGAATTTGTACTTTTAATTGCTAATGCTTTAATATCAGTCACACTGTAAAGAATGGAACAAATACAGTTTTAACAACTATTTCTGTACAATTtttacttaactgtataattgTTTTATATAGTATAGATATGATAATGatgttaaaatattgtttaagaGACATTAGCTGATATATCAACGAAAAACAATGGAAATATTGTAGATTCACTGAAAATGGGTCACTGGTTTGCAAAATTTAGCAGGAAGTGCATTTTATATGTTTCAGCCAATCACTATGATTTCCACTTTGTAAACCTTGGTCACCTTGTGACTAAATCTTCCATTTGAGGGGGAAGACATCAGTTGTGCAACAGAAGTGTGATGAAACACAATGATCGGAAGACTGGCTGCTTTGATTCTTTTCAGTACATTATGTGAGTGCAATTCTTTTACTATGTAAGATGAGTATTGtatagtattatattattactgaGTATTGTAAACCATTGTTTTAAAGTGTAACATTTAGtgtgtacattttatttcagcatTGATAACAATTTGTATGGACATGCAGTTGGCCTCTGTTTCATAATTTTCATAGTATTTGCCATGTTTAGTGACTCTGTTGTTGTCTCTTTTCTTTAGCTCTGATTCAAACTACAGAGATTCCTCAACAGATCTCTTTGACTGTGGCTGAACTTGGTGATAATCTGACTTTGACATGCCCAATCTTTGAGGAGGAGGCTGGGTTATTTTACTGGTATAAACAGAGTTTTGGATATATGTTCCAGACTATTGCTATGGGATCTTTTGGCAAAATCCCACTTAAAACACCATTTAATGACTCAAGATTCAACGTTACAAAAGGCAATACCCATTATTTTCTTAACATCAGAAATGTAAGCAAAGAAGATGAAGCAACATACTTTTGTCAAGCTGGATCTGCATACGTAATGAACTTTATTAATGGCACACATCTGGCTGTGAAAGGTAAGTATATTAATTTCAGTATCTTTGTTTCCTTTGCCTGCATCAAACCCTAAAACAATCAGTTAATTCTTGTTCATGCCTTTTTTGTGAATCACACAGATCATAGAGAACAGCAGAACTCTTTCTACGTGAAACAAATTCCGAAGTCGGAGTCAGTCCAGTCGGGCAAGTCAATGACTTTGCAGTGTTCACTTCTTtccaagaagaaagaaaacagagccCAGTGTCCAGACCAACGCAATGTGTACTGGTTCAAAGCTGGATCAGCAGACTCACACCCAGGTGTCATTTACACTGAGAAAACCAGCTGTGATGAAcaagaggaaaggagctgtgtcTACAGTCTGTCCAAAACTATACAGAACTCCTCTGATACTGGGACTTACTACTGTGCTGTGATCTCATGTGGACAGATCCTGTTTGGAGAGGGAACAAAAGTGGAGATAGGTATGTCTTTAAAGTCTTATTTCAAATATAAACGCATCTTTTTAAGTACATTGTTGAGAAAACTGGTTTAATATTGATAATAGTTATAACTTATAGTTATTATTAGCACTTTGTattacaatttaattgatttagtTTATTGTCTCACACCCAGGGGATTGTCGAGGGTACATCAAAGCGATCATGAGATGATCAGCAAATCACACAGGTCTCACTTGTTGCTTTGAAGTGCTCACAGTTCGTAGAAATACATTATAAACAAGCCgcaaaggttggaaaccactgaaTTGGTTAGGTGCATGGGGTGGACCAATGGTAACACTTAGTGCACTTTTAGTGGCCTTGTTGTGGACACAGTTCAGCTGCAGCATTTTACTCTttgttctgtctctgtgtgtatttgctccattttctgtctcattatcTGATTACCTACTTCTGTGTGTCACGTTATGCCTGAAATTTTCTTAGCTGATTGTAAAGCTATTGTGAACTAAAAGTTTATATAACGGccattttcaaatgatttattaaaactAAACTTGTGTGGATTTTTTTCCGCAAAAAATTGTTTATCTCattagattattttatcaacttgtcttaaaacaacataaaacaggaataaataaataaaaaaaaaccaaaagctAAGACAGTTATATTTATCAATTGTGTAACAAATCACTGAGGCTCTGGAGTTGTTAGTTGAAATGTGTctttcattttctaaaatatGTGGCAGAGGAAAAATACTgttacaaaatatgttttttaatcctGTTGAAGGGGAAGGGAAAATGGTTTAAGTGTAACAATGTCATCATACTTAAAGGATCTATATTTTACTATTACAAAGCTATTCaattatgtattgtttttttattgtcaatgaGGGAATGGGTATTAACGTAACTTAAAAACTGAGATATTACCCGACTGTTGGTATTAACTTGTAGAGTCAGACAGAGTGTCCCAGGCCACGAACTCTGCGAAAATCCAATGGATGTGACGTTTTCTTACTCCTGAGTGCATTGCCACTCTCCTTTTAATGTCAACAAACAACATAAAGGCATAatgatacaaaacaacaaaaactgtacTATCTGGCTAGAAACATCCTGAAGATATTAGCTCTCCAGCTAATAAGGCTCGCAGTTGCCGTCGACAGTACATTTCAAAGAAAAACACGGCTGCAATGACCGGTCGTCTAATCCCGAGCACACACAGCTAAAACATTAATTCCTCAACAAAGAAGACAAGAGCCAGAGCAAAAGCAGACTTACTTACATAACTTACTGCTTTGGTTTTTCTCCTGGTAGTCCAGAGGTGTTAATAAGCACAAATTTCCCAGCAAAACAGCAGCGTGTTTCTCCAGTCACAGCTCACTAATTGTTTCGCAGCGTGTACGCAGTGTGTTTTTcacttaaattaaaatatatgacTTAATAATTTAACATGAACTTATAACTGTTTCtctgggggtttttttctttctgattcCAGGACAAAAACTGTGTCCATTTCTCATTGTGCTTGGGACACTGCTGGCCTGCTGTGTGATTGTGATTGCTGCTCTGATTGTCTTCAGGAATCGAAGGTCAGCTTGTAAACATTGCAAAGGTGTGTTCATTGTGCACTACATTCATCTTTTgatacattaataaaatgtatcatagTCAATCTGAAAAATTCTCTCACTGTTTCATCTATTTAAATATCATCTGGGTTATATTACTCATTGGCGCCCTTTTGTCAAATGACTTGCTTTTGTGTATAGGAAGATTAACGGCTTCTTATCATGTTGGAAATGAAAGACCAGCAGAGGTCCAACCAAGTACTGAGGTAAATATAATTGTCAATATATTATAATCTATTGCATGAGTGGAACTGTATTATAATATGGTTATTCTGCATTGGATATGTGCCAGAACGTAGCATACTGGGTGGCtcctattcattttctatgcAAAACAGAAAGGACCATGATGGGATAGTTGTTGGTGAGGGATGGGAAGGTAGTGCAAAGTTCAAATAAATTACCTCTTACCCAGAAGGGGTTTAAAATTGTGGTGCGGTAACCAATCATCCCTGACATCCCATCATTGATCTGCAAGATTCTAACTGCTGCTTGAACTGACAGCACAGTACATCTGCTCCCAGGCGGCCGAGTGGTGgctgttttctgtgtgtcaACCCTCTCTTAAACAAAACTCAAGAGTGACTTCTTAAACTTATTTATTCCTGGTTCAGTAATTACATTAGAATGTAAATCAGCAATCTTTAGATTATAAAGCATATTATATACAAAGTCTCAAAAGACTCAGTCCACGAAGAAATTCACACAGCAGAAACTGAAACTGTGCGTTTAAACGAGCCATTTGGACTTATATATAGTCAGCATTTCCCCTGCCATTGCTTTGAAGGGCAGCCTGCCTCTTCAACGAGGACCCCCGCCTTTCCTCATTTCACTTTAGCCCAGTGTGAGAATCTCAGCtgcattttgctgtcatttatggtcatgcttttttctctcctctgctctccgtGCTACAATTCATTACTGTGGTTGGTGTGAGCGTGAGTCACTCAGAAAACAGTCAGCCAATCTGAAGAGAGGGGCTTTGAGCAGACACAAGACAGTCCATTTCACGCTGAGAAAGTACCTTGTACAGCTGTAA
This window harbors:
- the nitr13 gene encoding novel immune-type receptor 13; translation: LALIQTTEIPQQISLTVAELGDNLTLTCPIFEEEAGLFYWYKQSFGYMFQTIAMGSFGKIPLKTPFNDSRFNVTKGNTHYFLNIRNVSKEDEATYFCQAGSAYVMNFINGTHLAVKDHREQQNSFYVKQIPKSESVQSGKSMTLQCSLLSKKKENRAQCPDQRNVYWFKAGSADSHPGVIYTEKTSCDEQEERSCVYSLSKTIQNSSDTGTYYCAVISCGQILFGEGTKVEIGQKLCPFLIVLGTLLACCVIVIAALIVFRNRRSACKHCKGRLTASYHVGNERPAEVQPSTEDGDATALNYVALDFPSRKAKRLKNKSELPQDCLYSGMRD